In Myxococcus stipitatus, the following are encoded in one genomic region:
- a CDS encoding isocitrate/isopropylmalate family dehydrogenase: MTERIVVIPETGEGAGARDAEHACGLLRWMAERFGHDFELVERPLTPSTWRDTVEVCRQASAVLTSIPAHDGSAPGGAAADLSRLRRELSLFASVSAIQRFAQAGASTPVRAHPHGVDDVLVVSLREEGWDEGPLSRALSPGDEPSEAREDLSLATSRLAFGLARRRWGQLTAVNLAGHVTEQPPPLWPRLATVAGEFPGIFLERTFSQDLALHRSGGPMRWDVVLAPAPVADELLHREALLTGLLGVHPSACLGTGRRGLYQPLHRPVADPRRSSSLHSAGVILAAAMLMRHSLGLEREASLVEAAVARALADWAGARRGSPRWEMPLHEGIQAHLGGESHYSQAV, translated from the coding sequence ATGACCGAGCGAATCGTCGTCATCCCGGAAACGGGCGAGGGTGCCGGTGCCAGGGATGCCGAGCATGCCTGTGGCCTGCTGCGCTGGATGGCCGAGCGGTTCGGCCATGACTTCGAATTGGTGGAGCGCCCCCTGACGCCGTCGACCTGGCGGGACACCGTGGAGGTCTGCCGTCAGGCCTCCGCGGTCCTGACCTCGATTCCGGCCCATGACGGCTCGGCGCCAGGTGGAGCGGCGGCGGACCTGTCGCGCCTGCGGCGGGAGTTGTCGCTGTTCGCCTCGGTGAGCGCCATCCAGCGCTTCGCACAGGCCGGCGCCTCCACGCCCGTCCGCGCGCATCCCCACGGCGTGGACGATGTGCTCGTCGTCTCGCTGCGGGAGGAAGGCTGGGACGAAGGCCCGCTGTCCCGAGCCCTCTCCCCGGGCGACGAGCCCTCCGAAGCGAGGGAGGACCTGTCGCTGGCCACGTCCCGGCTGGCCTTCGGCCTGGCGCGGCGGCGCTGGGGGCAGCTGACGGCCGTGAACCTGGCGGGGCACGTCACGGAGCAGCCGCCACCCCTGTGGCCCCGGCTCGCCACCGTCGCGGGTGAGTTTCCCGGCATCTTCCTTGAGCGGACGTTCAGCCAGGACCTGGCGCTCCACCGTTCGGGCGGCCCCATGCGCTGGGACGTGGTGTTGGCCCCCGCCCCCGTCGCGGACGAGCTGCTGCACCGGGAGGCCCTGCTGACGGGGCTGCTGGGAGTCCACCCCAGCGCCTGCCTTGGCACGGGCCGGCGCGGGCTGTACCAACCGCTGCACAGGCCCGTCGCGGACCCGAGGCGGAGCAGCTCGCTGCACTCGGCGGGGGTCATCCTGGCCGCGGCCATGTTGATGCGCCACTCCCTGGGGCTCGAGCGGGAGGCCTCCCTGGTGGAAGCGGCCGTGGCACGGGCGCTGGCGGACTGGGCGGGAGCTCGGCGCGGCTCGCCTCGATGGGAGATGCCGCTGCATGAGGGCATCCAAGCTCATCTCGGTGGGGAGTCCCACTACTCCCAGGCGGTGTGA
- a CDS encoding phenylalanine--tRNA ligase beta subunit-related protein produces MLTVDPHPSLDTLAFTTVFPAPLGSLPSPEWLVALLKPDASAPLSSDDTVRGAVRDMLRHGGYKPTGRGKPASEYLVRASGDGSLGSINSAVDACNAVSLHSGLPISVVDLDRATAPFRVGIAPEGAQYVFNASGQSIDLAGLLCLFDAQGPCANAVKDAQRTKTNAETRRTLTVLWGAKALGDRTARAFAWYREVLERAGATVEPLP; encoded by the coding sequence GTGCTGACCGTCGACCCGCATCCGTCCCTGGACACCCTGGCCTTCACCACCGTCTTTCCGGCGCCGCTCGGCTCGCTGCCGTCGCCGGAGTGGCTGGTGGCGCTCTTGAAGCCGGATGCGTCCGCGCCGCTCTCCAGCGATGACACCGTGCGCGGAGCGGTGCGCGACATGCTCCGCCACGGCGGTTACAAGCCCACGGGGCGCGGCAAGCCCGCGTCCGAGTACCTGGTGCGCGCCTCGGGAGACGGCTCGCTCGGCTCCATCAACTCCGCCGTGGATGCGTGCAACGCGGTGTCGCTGCACAGCGGCCTGCCCATCAGCGTGGTGGACCTGGACCGCGCCACCGCGCCCTTCCGCGTGGGCATCGCGCCCGAGGGCGCGCAGTACGTCTTCAATGCCTCCGGGCAGAGCATCGACCTGGCGGGCCTGCTGTGCCTCTTCGACGCGCAGGGCCCGTGCGCCAACGCGGTGAAGGACGCCCAGCGCACGAAGACGAACGCGGAGACGCGCCGCACCCTCACCGTCCTCTGGGGTGCCAAGGCCCTGGGCGACCGGACCGCGCGCGCCTTCGCGTGGTACCGGGAAGTGCTCGAGCGCGCGGGCGCCACCGTGGAGCCACTCCCCTGA
- a CDS encoding alanyl-tRNA editing protein: MTRKVFWPEPYRTELETRVHDVRGNVITLEDTIFYAFSGGQESDEGTIGGRRVREARKAGSDIHYTLDEGHGLTPGEAVTVLIDWERRYRLMRLHFAAELVLELVSRRVVGIPKIGAHIAQDKARIDFTYPESISSLLPDISSQALQVVTSNVPIISDFSDEAAGIRYWEVEGFARVPCGGTHLRRTGEVGELELKRKNIGKGKERIEVFLKGGSLASPS, encoded by the coding sequence ATGACGCGAAAGGTGTTCTGGCCAGAGCCCTACCGGACGGAGCTGGAGACCCGGGTCCACGACGTGAGAGGCAATGTCATCACGCTCGAGGACACGATTTTCTATGCCTTCTCCGGTGGGCAGGAGAGTGATGAAGGGACCATTGGCGGGCGCCGGGTGCGAGAGGCGCGCAAGGCTGGCTCCGACATCCACTACACGCTCGACGAAGGGCATGGCCTGACACCTGGCGAGGCGGTGACGGTCCTCATCGATTGGGAGCGCAGATACCGGCTCATGCGGTTGCACTTCGCTGCGGAGCTGGTCCTGGAGCTGGTGTCCCGGCGGGTGGTGGGCATTCCCAAGATTGGTGCCCACATCGCGCAGGACAAGGCACGCATCGACTTCACGTACCCGGAGAGCATCTCCAGCCTCTTGCCGGACATCTCCAGCCAGGCGCTCCAGGTCGTGACGTCGAACGTGCCCATCATCAGCGACTTCTCCGACGAGGCGGCGGGAATCCGCTATTGGGAAGTGGAAGGCTTCGCGCGAGTTCCCTGCGGCGGGACCCACCTGCGGCGGACAGGTGAGGTGGGGGAGCTCGAGCTCAAACGCAAGAACATTGGCAAGGGCAAGGAGCGCATCGAGGTCTTCCTGAAAGGAGGCTCGCTCGCGTCCCCCTCTTGA
- a CDS encoding non-ribosomal peptide synthetase, translating to MFQEQVQRAPEALALVDGARRLTYRELNARANRLARHLVKLGVRPRALVGICLERSVESVVGCLAILKAGGAYVPIDHRYPAERIRFILRDSAVRLVLTTRELVPSLPGPTCVCVDDEHLTDTYEDTDLATAPQPSFSAYVMYTSGTTGEPKGAEIPQSGIVRLVRHSTYLELDESITVLHHSTCSFDAATFEIWAALLNGGRLVIHRPALELDSLGALLRDQGITTLLLTTSVFHLVAEHKPEALGPLRHVVTGGDVLRVREVKAVLDLHPHLLIINGYGPTENTTFTCCFPITRQTPLEETIPIGRPIGGTNVFLLDAQLRPVRPGEVGQLFTNGLGLANGYLHQPELTRRHFIDSPFPESGPVLYATGDLVREGPDGQLHFVGRVDSQLKIRGFRVEPGEIEHALNLWPEVAESVVLAETLEPGGEKQLVAYVKRRSVDVPLDAAALKQDLAERLPHYMVPSRLHVLDAFPLTHNGKLDRARLRRETPPEPTPGTPPEPRAAGCAQVVLDVWRQRLGAPGLQATASVFDHGASSLTVMVVQSELNARLKCLVDPALLARAHTPLEWADVYQRHHSAPSGA from the coding sequence GTGTTCCAGGAGCAGGTCCAGCGCGCGCCGGAGGCCCTCGCGCTCGTGGACGGTGCGCGGCGGCTCACCTACCGCGAGCTGAACGCGAGGGCCAACCGGCTGGCCCGCCACCTGGTGAAGCTGGGCGTCAGGCCCCGGGCGCTCGTCGGCATCTGCCTGGAGCGCTCCGTCGAGTCCGTGGTGGGCTGTCTCGCCATCCTGAAGGCGGGCGGGGCATACGTCCCCATCGACCACCGCTACCCCGCGGAGCGCATCCGCTTCATCCTGCGCGACTCGGCCGTGCGTCTGGTGTTGACCACCCGCGAGCTTGTGCCCTCGCTCCCCGGGCCCACCTGCGTGTGCGTGGATGACGAGCACCTGACCGACACCTACGAAGACACGGACCTGGCCACGGCCCCGCAGCCCTCCTTCTCCGCCTACGTCATGTACACGTCGGGGACCACCGGAGAGCCCAAGGGGGCCGAGATTCCCCAGAGTGGCATCGTGAGGCTGGTGAGGCATTCGACGTACCTGGAGCTGGATGAGAGCATCACCGTCCTGCACCACTCGACGTGCTCGTTCGACGCGGCGACCTTCGAAATCTGGGCGGCGCTGCTCAACGGGGGACGGCTGGTCATCCACCGCCCCGCGCTGGAGTTGGACAGCCTGGGAGCGCTCCTTCGCGACCAGGGCATCACCACGCTGCTGCTCACCACGTCTGTCTTCCACCTGGTGGCCGAGCACAAACCGGAGGCCCTCGGGCCGCTGCGGCATGTCGTGACGGGCGGTGACGTGCTCCGGGTCCGCGAGGTCAAGGCCGTCCTCGACCTGCATCCCCACCTGCTCATCATCAACGGCTACGGCCCCACGGAGAACACGACCTTCACCTGCTGCTTCCCCATCACCCGCCAGACGCCGCTGGAGGAGACGATTCCCATCGGCAGGCCCATTGGCGGGACGAACGTCTTCCTCCTCGATGCCCAGCTGCGCCCGGTGCGGCCCGGCGAGGTGGGCCAGCTCTTCACCAATGGCCTGGGGCTGGCGAACGGCTACCTCCATCAGCCGGAGCTGACGCGCCGGCACTTCATCGACTCGCCCTTCCCCGAGTCCGGCCCGGTCCTCTACGCCACGGGCGACCTGGTGCGCGAGGGACCCGACGGACAGCTCCACTTCGTCGGGCGGGTCGACAGCCAGCTGAAGATTCGCGGCTTCCGGGTGGAGCCCGGTGAAATCGAGCACGCCCTCAACCTCTGGCCGGAGGTGGCGGAGTCCGTGGTGCTGGCGGAGACGCTGGAGCCCGGTGGAGAGAAGCAGCTTGTCGCCTACGTGAAGCGGCGGTCCGTGGACGTGCCCCTGGACGCCGCCGCCCTCAAGCAGGACCTGGCGGAGCGGCTGCCGCACTACATGGTCCCCTCGCGCCTCCACGTGCTGGACGCGTTTCCACTCACCCACAATGGCAAGCTGGACCGGGCCCGGCTGCGGCGGGAGACGCCCCCCGAGCCCACACCCGGCACACCTCCCGAGCCTCGGGCCGCGGGCTGCGCGCAGGTGGTGCTCGACGTGTGGCGGCAGCGGCTGGGCGCGCCGGGGCTCCAGGCGACCGCCTCCGTCTTCGACCATGGGGCGTCCTCCCTCACCGTCATGGTGGTCCAGAGCGAGCTGAATGCCCGGCTCAAGTGCCTGGTGGACCCGGCCCTGCTCGCCCGGGCCCACACGCCGCTCGAATGGGCAGACGTCTATCAACGACATCACTCCGCCCCGAGCGGAGCGTGA
- a CDS encoding acyl carrier protein: MNAQQPLDPQAVHTYLTELWRRLLKRDIALTDDFFEAGGNSLTALRMVMEVQKDYRVEIDVESFFESSSISKLADIITRGAESRREPA, encoded by the coding sequence ATGAACGCCCAGCAACCCCTGGACCCGCAAGCGGTCCATACGTACCTCACCGAGCTCTGGCGGCGGCTCTTGAAGCGAGACATCGCGCTCACCGATGACTTCTTCGAGGCGGGCGGAAACTCATTGACCGCGCTTCGCATGGTCATGGAGGTCCAGAAGGACTATCGCGTCGAAATCGACGTCGAATCCTTCTTCGAAAGCTCCTCCATCTCCAAGCTCGCCGACATCATCACCCGGGGCGCCGAGTCACGGCGCGAGCCCGCCTAG
- a CDS encoding VOC family protein has protein sequence MADDGALFIGYDHIAYATRDTDASVKLFEALGFTVKIYKQEIDKFNVFVTKLVSQDHHVAELVESRGGPSVVTELLGDKETAVYHVCFKTNDFQRAREKLKGTGAVTVTRPMRIPYPLTPEHERFWASHMYHPSLGLFEITGPDAVDEAALAEGT, from the coding sequence ATGGCAGACGACGGAGCGCTGTTCATTGGGTATGACCACATCGCATACGCCACGCGGGATACCGACGCCTCGGTGAAGCTCTTCGAGGCGTTGGGATTCACCGTCAAGATTTACAAACAGGAGATCGACAAGTTCAATGTCTTCGTGACGAAGCTGGTCTCCCAGGACCATCACGTCGCGGAGCTGGTCGAGTCGCGCGGTGGCCCGAGTGTCGTGACCGAGCTGCTGGGGGACAAGGAGACAGCGGTCTACCACGTCTGCTTCAAGACGAATGACTTCCAGCGGGCCCGGGAGAAGCTCAAGGGGACTGGCGCGGTGACGGTCACCAGGCCCATGCGCATTCCCTATCCGCTGACCCCGGAGCATGAGCGGTTCTGGGCCAGCCACATGTATCACCCGAGTCTGGGCCTGTTTGAAATCACCGGCCCCGACGCCGTGGACGAAGCCGCCTTGGCGGAGGGCACATGA
- a CDS encoding benzoate/H(+) symporter BenE family transporter: protein MTWSTLSAGFVTVLVGFTSTGAIIFQAAEAAGASPEQVSSWMGALGVGIGLTSLALSLRYRTPVVTAWSTPGAALLATSLVGVPMSEAIGVFLFCGALITLCGVTGWFERALGHLSLPLTSAMLAGILARFGLDVFTSLKAQPLLIATMLTAYLLGRRLWPRYTILGVLGWGCALAWGLGLMRLSEIQLALATPVFTAPSFSLSSLLGIGVPLFVVTMASQNVPGVAVIRASGYQPPISPIITTTGLTTVLLAPFGCFALNLAAITAAICLGREAHPDPSKRYAAGVFAGLFFLLTGLFGATFATLFAAFPRELVLAIAGMALFGTIANSLTAAMAEEPHREAAIVTFLVALSNVSLFGMGAAFWALILGMLTSAVLHWRRSTHASHRRHSHPPNPT from the coding sequence ATGACCTGGTCCACGCTTTCGGCGGGCTTCGTCACCGTGCTCGTGGGCTTCACGAGCACGGGCGCCATCATCTTCCAAGCCGCGGAGGCCGCGGGCGCCAGCCCCGAGCAAGTGAGCTCCTGGATGGGGGCCTTGGGGGTCGGCATCGGGCTGACGAGCCTGGCCCTGTCGCTGCGCTACCGAACCCCCGTCGTCACCGCGTGGTCCACGCCGGGCGCGGCGCTGCTCGCCACGAGCCTCGTCGGCGTCCCCATGTCCGAGGCCATCGGCGTGTTCCTCTTCTGTGGCGCGCTCATCACGCTGTGTGGCGTCACCGGCTGGTTCGAGCGGGCCCTGGGACACCTCTCACTCCCCCTCACCTCGGCGATGCTGGCGGGAATCCTGGCCCGCTTCGGGTTGGATGTCTTCACCTCGCTGAAGGCCCAACCCCTGCTCATCGCCACCATGCTCACCGCCTACCTGCTCGGCCGCCGGCTGTGGCCGCGCTACACCATCCTGGGCGTCCTGGGGTGGGGATGCGCCCTCGCCTGGGGCCTGGGCCTCATGCGCCTCTCCGAAATCCAGCTCGCCCTCGCCACGCCCGTCTTCACCGCGCCGAGCTTTTCCTTGTCCTCCCTGCTGGGCATCGGCGTCCCCCTGTTCGTCGTGACGATGGCCTCCCAGAACGTTCCCGGGGTCGCGGTGATACGCGCCTCGGGCTACCAGCCCCCCATCTCCCCCATCATCACCACGACGGGGCTGACCACGGTGCTGCTGGCCCCCTTCGGCTGCTTCGCCCTCAATCTGGCCGCCATCACCGCCGCCATCTGCCTGGGACGCGAGGCCCATCCGGACCCCTCCAAACGCTACGCCGCGGGCGTCTTCGCGGGCCTCTTCTTCCTGCTGACAGGCCTGTTCGGCGCGACGTTCGCCACCCTGTTCGCCGCCTTCCCACGGGAGCTCGTCCTCGCCATCGCCGGCATGGCCCTGTTTGGCACCATCGCGAACAGCCTGACGGCCGCGATGGCCGAAGAACCCCACCGCGAGGCGGCCATCGTGACGTTTCTCGTGGCGTTGTCGAATGTCTCTCTATTTGGAATGGGCGCGGCCTTCTGGGCGCTCATCCTGGGAATGCTGACCTCCGCGGTGCTCCACTGGCGGCGGTCAACCCATGCCTCCCACCGACGTCACTCCCACCCGCCCAACCCGACATAA
- a CDS encoding GNAT family N-acetyltransferase, producing MPDTYEVGAVRGVEELEQILALQRKNLKQHVSAEEARSEGFVTVEHDLRALRRMHALAPSIVARHEGVIVGYALTMPRECRDLLPVLVPMFDLLERLDFQGRPLSARRFYVMGQVCVDKAHRGRGVFDSLFATHRDLYRERYDMLVTEVSTSNPRSQRAHERVGFVPVHTYRDATDEWVVSLWNWDESPRR from the coding sequence ATGCCAGATACCTATGAGGTAGGGGCCGTGAGAGGTGTTGAGGAGCTCGAGCAGATTCTTGCCTTGCAGCGCAAGAACCTGAAGCAGCACGTGAGCGCGGAGGAGGCGCGCTCCGAGGGCTTTGTCACGGTGGAGCATGACCTGCGGGCGCTGCGGCGGATGCATGCGCTGGCGCCCAGCATCGTCGCGCGGCATGAGGGCGTCATCGTGGGCTATGCGCTGACGATGCCGCGCGAATGCCGGGACTTGTTGCCGGTGCTGGTCCCCATGTTCGATTTGTTGGAGCGGCTCGACTTCCAGGGGCGCCCGTTGAGCGCGCGGCGTTTCTACGTCATGGGGCAGGTCTGCGTGGACAAGGCGCACCGGGGACGCGGGGTGTTCGACTCGCTCTTCGCGACGCATCGCGACCTGTATCGGGAGCGATATGACATGCTCGTCACAGAGGTTTCCACGAGCAATCCCCGCTCGCAGCGCGCGCACGAGCGTGTGGGCTTCGTTCCCGTACACACCTACCGGGACGCAACCGATGAGTGGGTGGTGTCGTTGTGGAACTGGGACGAGTCCCCCCGGCGCTGA
- a CDS encoding alpha/beta hydrolase has translation MSWEVDIVSFDGVRIRAFRTPPVPGREQVALVLPLATRPTFVERALQRLAQHFNVITWEARLLLEPEQGWSGDSALSLDAHARDALAVLDHFQVPRASLVGYCSGAALALRMAEAHAARFHKLVLVNGAYFLAPEVCDVTQYERDVLALAPLIAMNRDTAAAVFKAALASGSFHQPDHEFARDICLPYASVETFHRYGVGLAQCIQADACQSAEAITLPTLVMSGGKDDRTHPASSALIASRIARSQHSVDSEADHYSLCRAREATLERMRQFLSAEV, from the coding sequence ATGTCGTGGGAAGTCGACATCGTGAGCTTCGACGGGGTTCGGATACGTGCCTTCCGGACACCTCCCGTTCCAGGCCGCGAGCAGGTCGCCCTCGTGCTGCCGCTCGCCACACGCCCGACGTTCGTGGAACGGGCCCTCCAACGGCTGGCTCAACACTTCAACGTCATCACCTGGGAGGCCCGGCTGCTGCTCGAGCCGGAGCAGGGATGGTCCGGCGACAGCGCGCTCTCGCTGGATGCCCATGCCCGGGACGCGCTGGCGGTCCTGGACCACTTCCAGGTCCCCCGGGCCTCGCTGGTCGGTTATTGCTCCGGTGCGGCGCTGGCCCTGAGGATGGCCGAGGCCCATGCCGCCCGGTTCCACAAGCTGGTGCTGGTCAACGGGGCCTACTTCCTCGCGCCCGAGGTGTGTGACGTCACCCAGTACGAACGAGACGTCCTGGCCCTGGCGCCGCTCATCGCCATGAACCGGGACACCGCCGCGGCGGTCTTCAAGGCCGCCCTGGCGAGCGGTTCGTTCCACCAACCCGACCACGAGTTCGCCCGGGACATCTGTCTGCCTTATGCGAGCGTCGAGACCTTCCACCGCTATGGCGTCGGCCTCGCGCAGTGCATCCAGGCGGACGCTTGCCAGTCGGCGGAAGCCATCACCCTCCCCACCCTGGTGATGTCGGGAGGGAAGGACGACCGGACCCACCCCGCCAGCTCCGCGCTGATTGCGTCACGCATTGCCCGGAGCCAGCACAGCGTGGACAGCGAAGCCGACCACTATTCCTTGTGCAGGGCGCGAGAAGCCACGCTGGAGAGAATGCGTCAATTCCTGTCGGCTGAAGTCTAA
- a CDS encoding thioesterase II family protein — MASGSWLVCLKPREAPRRTLVCFPFGGGGAGVFWEWRTAIPEDVEIWAVRLPGRESRAGEAFITSSARAVASIVQELRPLMRDRSCVFFGHSLGAGLAYQTAMSLRDHGEPLPGLFIASGRLPPHKPYPGRWGHSSDEALLAHVVGMGGVPEELWRHDSFREVHLPRIRADFLLNEDLFYGRADPFEFDITAINGREDPLVDDAGLQEWRAHTHGRFRSFQLDGGHFVLQTHAAGFLELVRRELEESSAPREPRRIRGG, encoded by the coding sequence ATGGCTTCCGGTTCCTGGCTCGTGTGCCTCAAGCCCCGCGAGGCACCGCGGCGGACCTTGGTGTGTTTCCCTTTCGGAGGAGGCGGCGCCGGGGTGTTCTGGGAGTGGCGCACGGCGATACCGGAGGATGTCGAGATCTGGGCGGTGCGCCTGCCGGGCCGGGAGAGTCGGGCCGGCGAGGCGTTCATCACGAGCTCCGCGCGAGCCGTGGCCAGCATCGTCCAGGAGCTCCGCCCCCTGATGAGGGACCGGTCCTGCGTCTTCTTCGGGCACAGCCTGGGCGCGGGGCTCGCCTATCAGACGGCGATGTCCCTGCGCGACCACGGAGAGCCGCTGCCCGGGCTGTTCATCGCCTCGGGACGGCTGCCACCGCACAAGCCCTATCCAGGCCGCTGGGGGCACAGCTCGGACGAGGCGCTGCTGGCCCACGTCGTCGGGATGGGCGGGGTCCCAGAGGAGCTCTGGCGCCACGACTCCTTCCGCGAGGTCCACCTCCCCAGAATCCGCGCGGACTTCTTGCTGAACGAAGACCTCTTCTACGGCAGAGCAGACCCGTTCGAGTTCGACATCACCGCCATCAACGGCCGGGAGGACCCGCTGGTGGACGACGCGGGACTTCAGGAGTGGCGGGCACACACACACGGCCGCTTCAGGTCCTTCCAACTGGACGGAGGCCACTTCGTGCTCCAGACCCACGCGGCGGGCTTCCTCGAGCTCGTGCGCCGTGAGCTCGAGGAGTCCTCCGCCCCGCGCGAGCCTCGGCGGATTCGGGGAGGCTGA
- a CDS encoding class I SAM-dependent methyltransferase: MTNTATVPARQNSAQTITGRAILLEIGSKLGVLDTFLTHKEISVADVAKESGVAPPWIASYYAALSHAGLARPGPKVGGEVTHYHAAPDLQQSINDVGYVLWGLGSCAPLIANAVAFAKDLPTAANLHVRDGEHVARTSRWMGEQDFYPQAEAAILASSPRKIVDLGSGTCGLLLRCLRKLPESRGVGIDLSHDACVKARSIVQAAGMDSRVSVIEAPIQSLVNDPSPVEGADVIHGGFVFHDLMPDEEATLNALLKTFRVAAPKAAVIVVDAVPYGPEPDEHAFSAAFTFLHSHFMARRLQPESEWKQRLTDAGFPNVSVSRLGISGGRIFTARAA, translated from the coding sequence ATGACCAACACCGCTACCGTCCCCGCGCGGCAGAACTCCGCGCAGACCATCACTGGTCGCGCCATCCTTCTGGAAATCGGCTCGAAGCTGGGCGTCTTGGATACATTCCTGACACACAAGGAGATCTCCGTCGCGGACGTGGCCAAGGAGTCGGGCGTCGCCCCGCCATGGATTGCCTCCTATTATGCCGCGCTGTCACACGCGGGCCTGGCGCGCCCGGGGCCGAAGGTCGGGGGTGAGGTGACGCACTACCATGCGGCGCCGGACCTCCAGCAATCCATCAACGACGTGGGCTACGTGCTGTGGGGCCTGGGCTCCTGCGCGCCATTGATTGCCAACGCCGTGGCCTTCGCGAAGGACCTGCCCACGGCGGCCAACCTCCACGTCCGGGACGGCGAGCACGTGGCCCGGACGTCGCGGTGGATGGGTGAGCAGGACTTCTATCCCCAGGCCGAGGCCGCCATCCTGGCGTCGTCGCCTCGGAAGATTGTCGACCTGGGGTCGGGGACGTGCGGACTGCTGCTCCGGTGTCTGCGCAAGCTGCCGGAGTCGCGGGGCGTGGGTATCGACTTGAGCCATGACGCTTGCGTCAAGGCGCGCTCCATCGTCCAGGCGGCGGGAATGGACTCACGCGTCTCCGTCATCGAGGCGCCCATCCAAAGCCTGGTCAACGACCCGTCCCCGGTGGAGGGCGCCGACGTCATCCACGGCGGCTTCGTGTTCCACGACCTGATGCCCGACGAGGAAGCGACGCTCAACGCGCTGCTCAAGACCTTCCGCGTGGCGGCCCCCAAGGCGGCGGTGATCGTGGTGGACGCCGTCCCCTACGGCCCGGAGCCCGACGAGCACGCCTTCTCCGCCGCCTTCACGTTCCTGCACAGCCACTTCATGGCGCGCAGGCTCCAGCCCGAGAGCGAATGGAAGCAGCGGCTCACCGACGCGGGCTTCCCCAATGTCTCGGTGTCCCGCCTGGGCATCTCCGGCGGACGAATCTTCACTGCCCGCGCCGCCTGA
- a CDS encoding chlorinating enzyme has protein sequence MDALKQFPLSPKELQDFDTNGYIGPFTLYPPEEMKNIHKKVRAALLNREFAPYDAPIDSAIANYDRHLDVSFLSQHVCQAAIVDRLRGILGDDILCWRSEFIPKPPGAEGTDWHQADTFEHASGAPQLVWPKEEGGGAGGTINVWTAFTEATEANGCLMFVPGTHKQMHYDESKGLKWDPEKNHNVVKDNVPRGFNGYDYRDLQKDPHWKPDESRAVNMVMKPGEFIVFRSTLLHASKPNSTKDIPRLGYVARYVPGRVKVYPDTDTVKEFGSEISLEKYGTVVVSGRNHHPTNRVREVNLRGERFARREGQGVAA, from the coding sequence ATGGATGCATTGAAGCAGTTTCCGCTGAGCCCCAAGGAGCTTCAGGACTTCGACACCAATGGCTACATCGGCCCCTTCACGCTCTATCCCCCGGAGGAGATGAAGAACATCCACAAGAAGGTCCGGGCCGCGCTGCTGAACCGGGAGTTCGCTCCCTACGACGCCCCCATCGACAGCGCCATCGCCAATTATGACCGGCACCTGGACGTGTCCTTCTTGAGCCAGCACGTCTGCCAGGCGGCCATCGTGGACCGGCTGCGCGGCATCCTGGGCGACGACATCCTCTGCTGGCGCAGCGAGTTCATCCCCAAGCCTCCGGGCGCGGAAGGCACGGACTGGCACCAGGCGGACACCTTCGAGCACGCGTCGGGCGCGCCCCAGCTCGTGTGGCCCAAGGAGGAAGGCGGTGGCGCCGGAGGCACCATCAACGTCTGGACCGCCTTCACCGAGGCGACCGAGGCGAATGGTTGTCTGATGTTCGTCCCGGGGACGCACAAGCAGATGCACTACGACGAGTCCAAGGGGCTGAAGTGGGACCCCGAGAAGAACCACAACGTCGTCAAGGACAACGTCCCGCGCGGCTTCAACGGGTACGACTACCGCGACCTCCAGAAGGACCCGCACTGGAAGCCGGATGAGTCGCGCGCGGTCAACATGGTCATGAAGCCCGGGGAGTTCATCGTCTTCCGCTCAACGCTCCTGCACGCCTCCAAACCCAACAGCACGAAGGACATCCCCCGCCTGGGCTACGTGGCGCGCTACGTCCCCGGCCGCGTCAAGGTCTATCCAGACACAGACACGGTGAAGGAGTTCGGCAGCGAGATTTCGCTCGAGAAATATGGGACAGTGGTGGTCTCCGGAAGGAATCACCACCCCACCAACCGGGTGCGCGAAGTGAACCTGCGAGGGGAGCGCTTCGCGCGCAGAGAGGGGCAAGGAGTCGCCGCATGA